Part of the Luteolibacter rhizosphaerae genome, TAAAGCTGATCCTATCTCGATGCCGTCTGCTAATTTGTATCCGGCTTCTTGGCAATTGGTGATGTAGCGTCGCCCGACCCTTCCGTCATTGTGGACAAAAAGATGTCTGCGTTGTGCTGCTTCCACAAAGCCGGGAAGTTCTTCTTTTAAAAGGTCGGCCGGAAGTCTGTAGGCAGTCTTGAGCTTCTCGATCTGCTCGTAGTGGCTTTTACGCAGGAAATCATCGATATCGTCTTCTATGATTCGCTCTCTGACTGCGGTAAGTCCTCCCATTTTCTCGATGTCCGAGAGGGTGAATGTTTTTCCTGATTGGTCAATTCTGGTGGGGTGGGCAATATATGTTTCTCGTAAGAGCGATGCGATGAAGGCATCGTATTGCGAGATGATTGAGATGAGCAAGCTTCGCTGCATTAGCGATCGGGCTTTAAGTCGCCGAATGTAAAGGCGGTGATGGCGGGAGAAGTTTGGCTTGTCCTCTGGATGGAGCGCGAAGGAGGAAGTCTCTCCTGGATTCTCCGGCATAACCGGCACTAGTCGCTCCATCATCTGATTGATCGGTGCAAAATACTCCTCTGCTTCCCGCTTCATGGCAGTTAAAACAGGGTCGATGGAAACAAGGATTGATTCGACCGACTCAGCGAAGTCCATGATGACCTGCTGGAAATTTCCTTTGTCGTTCTGGTCTTGAGGGGGAGTCACTTGCATGGCGATGTCATTTATCGGAATGAACTATAAGATCAAGACGCCATCACTCAGGATGGGTTGATCCAACTGTTCCCATTCGACACAACAAAAAGGGGCGCGAGACGCGCCCCCTCCTTAGTGTATATTTGCGCACCTCGCGGGACATAAGGACGAGGAAGACGACGATCGCGCGCGGATGGAAGCGGCGCAGGAACCATTGGTCGCACAGCTGTGGCCGGTGGTGGGGGATGCTTGTGCTTGCGCTGACGGGCATCCCTCAGGGACTCTTCTTCAGGGCTTCTGCAAGCAGAGATCTAACCCGTTGCGCGCCGTGGCTGGAGAGGTGGCCGCGATCGTGAAAGAGCAGGTGGCCTTCCGAGTCCCAGAACGGGATCGCTCCGCTCGAGTCGTGGAAGAGGCTCTCCAAATCGATCACGAGAACGCGATCGCTTGCTCGTGCAAGGAGGTCGGCATTCACCACCATGCGCCGGGATTTTTGAACTCCTTCTTCATGGAAGGGTGGTCGTGCACCTTTCCGAATGGCGTCGCGGGTTGCTTCCGGAGGTAGCCTTGGAGGTTGTGTCAGGAGGATGATCCTGCGCGTCAGGGGGCGAAGTTCGTCCAGCGCCCGTTTGAGCCTGATTCCATCGTGATCCAGTTTGCCACTCCACTGGCATGCGATGATGACGAAGTCCGGGGAGTCTTGTCGGACTGCCGCGAGGCTTTGCGACCATAGCGATTCGCCTTCTGGAGTGTCGGCGGAGGCCAAGGGCAGGGGATCTCCGGAAGAAGCGCTCATCACCGTCAGCCGGTATCCCAATTCGTCGGCGAGTTGCTTGGCCATTTGGCCGTACATAGAGCCGTGACTGTCACCCAGTAGCACGACGCTACCCGCACTCCGTGTGCGGTTGAACGTGAGCTTGCCCTTGGAAATGTCCCGGACGTTGAGGTAGTTCCGGTCCCGGATGGCGAGCCCGGTGGGAATGCAGATGGCGAGGCTCGCAACCAGCGCGGCAAGCGCGAACCGGCGTGACGCGGGGCGATTCAATGCTGCTCTGGCCGGACACTCTATGAAGCGGTAGCTCGCAATGGCAAGCGGCACGGTGATTGCGGTTTTGAGGAAAGCCCTGGGAGTCTCTTCAAGCAGGAGAAGCTTGTAGTCCACGAAGGAGAAGACCGGCCAATGCCAAAGATAAAGCGAGTAAGACAGCTTGCCAATCGACACCAGCAAGGGCGCGGCCAAGATCCTCTGGACCCCGCCTCCCCGGGGCATATCCGTGCCTGTGATCACAAGTAGGGTGCCGATCACCGGGAACAGGGCTTGGTAACCCGGAAATCCAGCGGCTTCGCGTATCAGAATGAAAGATGCGACAAGCAAGGCGACCCCGAGCCACGGGAAGAACTTCGAAGCGAGCATCATGCTGGCTCCCGTTTCTTGATGCGAACGTCTCAGGGCGAGAAATCCTCCTGCCAGAAGCTCCCATGCCCGGGTTGGCAAAAGATAGAAAGCCCAAGGGGATCTAAGCGGGGTTATCACCAAGCATGAAGCCAAGCTGACGAGCATCAGGCCGAGTAATCCAATCAGCAGCAATTTGCGGGATCTACGGAGGAGAAGGACCAGCAGAATGGGATAGAACAGATAGAACTGCTCTTCCACGGAGAGCGACCAGCAGTGGAGAAAGGGTTCCGCATCCGGAGAGAGTTCGAAGTAAGCCCCTTGAAGCATCAGCCTCAGGTTGATAACCGAGGCTGCGGCGGTCGCGAGGCTTTCGCCGGTGGACGCGAGATCCTGTGCGGAGTAAATTAGAGCCGCAGCCGCCATGGTCGCGGCAGCCATCACGATGAAGGCGGGGAAAAGTCGCGCGATCCGGCGCTGGTAAAACTTTCCGAGGCTGAAGTTCCCGTGCTGATGTTCAGCCGTGATAACGGCGGTGATCAGGTATCCCGAAAGCACGAAAAACACATCCACCC contains:
- a CDS encoding acyltransferase family protein, giving the protein MANSFPYRPSIDGLRAVAILAVLIFHLHPSWLPGGFVGVDVFFVLSGYLITAVITAEHQHGNFSLGKFYQRRIARLFPAFIVMAAATMAAAALIYSAQDLASTGESLATAAASVINLRLMLQGAYFELSPDAEPFLHCWSLSVEEQFYLFYPILLVLLLRRSRKLLLIGLLGLMLVSLASCLVITPLRSPWAFYLLPTRAWELLAGGFLALRRSHQETGASMMLASKFFPWLGVALLVASFILIREAAGFPGYQALFPVIGTLLVITGTDMPRGGGVQRILAAPLLVSIGKLSYSLYLWHWPVFSFVDYKLLLLEETPRAFLKTAITVPLAIASYRFIECPARAALNRPASRRFALAALVASLAICIPTGLAIRDRNYLNVRDISKGKLTFNRTRSAGSVVLLGDSHGSMYGQMAKQLADELGYRLTVMSASSGDPLPLASADTPEGESLWSQSLAAVRQDSPDFVIIACQWSGKLDHDGIRLKRALDELRPLTRRIILLTQPPRLPPEATRDAIRKGARPPFHEEGVQKSRRMVVNADLLARASDRVLVIDLESLFHDSSGAIPFWDSEGHLLFHDRGHLSSHGAQRVRSLLAEALKKSP